From one Basilea psittacipulmonis DSM 24701 genomic stretch:
- the dusA gene encoding tRNA dihydrouridine(20/20a) synthase DusA: MSNLYSHPKKPWQLSVAPMLDVTNRHCRYFHRLLAPNALLYTEMVTTGALIYGDIDRHLKFNAEEHPVALQLGGSDPAHLAQCAKLAETYGYDEVNLNCGCPSDRVQKGAFGACLMKNPQLVADCFKAMRDACSLDVTIKHRIGIDDEDSYEFVQDFVGTLYEAGCRVFITHARKAILQGLSPKENRDIPPLKYEVVQKLKNDFPDAIFVLNGGIKTTDAISEHLKTLDGVMIGRSAWHEPYILREAHRLIWPETAVLSDDEIIEQIIQYADRCVHEDIKLRYVIMPILGLFNGQKGAKLWRRILSDNLRLQANDITLIRDAYQAIKYNMD, encoded by the coding sequence ATGAGCAATCTATACTCCCATCCCAAAAAACCTTGGCAACTCAGTGTCGCACCGATGCTTGATGTCACGAATCGTCATTGTCGTTACTTTCATCGTTTACTGGCTCCCAATGCTTTGTTATATACCGAAATGGTCACAACAGGAGCTTTGATTTACGGAGATATTGATCGACACCTTAAATTCAATGCTGAGGAACACCCTGTTGCCCTTCAACTAGGCGGCAGCGACCCTGCACATCTAGCTCAATGTGCCAAACTAGCAGAAACATATGGATATGATGAAGTCAATCTTAATTGCGGTTGTCCGTCTGATCGCGTGCAAAAAGGGGCTTTTGGAGCCTGTCTCATGAAAAATCCCCAACTAGTGGCCGACTGTTTCAAAGCGATGCGTGATGCGTGTTCTTTAGATGTCACCATTAAACACCGCATTGGTATTGATGATGAAGATAGTTACGAGTTCGTTCAAGATTTTGTCGGTACGCTTTACGAAGCTGGCTGTCGCGTTTTTATTACCCATGCCAGAAAAGCGATTCTACAAGGTCTTTCACCCAAAGAAAACCGTGATATCCCACCACTAAAATATGAAGTTGTTCAAAAATTAAAAAACGATTTTCCAGATGCTATTTTTGTACTCAATGGTGGCATCAAAACGACGGATGCCATATCTGAACATCTCAAAACACTGGATGGTGTGATGATAGGACGAAGTGCATGGCATGAACCTTATATACTGCGTGAAGCACATCGCTTAATATGGCCCGAAACAGCCGTACTTAGCGATGATGAAATCATTGAGCAAATCATTCAATATGCCGATCGTTGCGTTCACGAAGATATTAAACTGAGATATGTCATCATGCCTATATTAGGGCTATTCAATGGACAAAAAGGTGCCAAACTGTGGCGACGAATACTCAGCGATAACCTGCGTTTACAAGCAAACGACATCACCTTAATTCGTGATGCTTATCAGGCCATAAAATACAATATGGATTAA
- the ampD gene encoding 1,6-anhydro-N-acetylmuramyl-L-alanine amidase AmpD — protein sequence MNITNGWLARNNKTLRNYSPNFNERNEPPYLLIIHFISLPPRQYGHHFIRDFFTNKLDIQADPFFEQIKDLKVSSHVVIYRTGVIEQFVNFNDRAWHAGVSCFEGRETCNDFSIGIELEGCEFEPFTKEQYRSLIQLTRQLKKHYPLRAVCGHEDVAPGRKNDPGPFFDWTYYRQQAWCETLKK from the coding sequence ATGAACATTACTAATGGTTGGTTAGCTCGAAACAACAAAACACTCCGTAATTATTCACCGAATTTCAATGAACGCAACGAACCGCCATATTTACTTATTATCCACTTTATCAGCTTGCCTCCGCGTCAATATGGCCATCACTTCATCCGAGATTTTTTTACAAACAAACTAGATATTCAAGCCGATCCTTTTTTTGAACAAATCAAAGATCTAAAAGTATCTTCGCACGTGGTGATTTACCGCACGGGGGTTATTGAACAATTTGTCAACTTTAATGATCGTGCTTGGCACGCTGGTGTTTCCTGCTTTGAGGGAAGAGAGACCTGCAATGATTTTAGTATTGGCATTGAACTAGAAGGGTGTGAATTTGAACCCTTTACCAAAGAACAATACCGCAGTCTTATTCAGCTAACCCGACAATTGAAAAAACATTATCCATTAAGGGCTGTTTGTGGACATGAAGACGTTGCACCAGGTAGAAAAAATGATCCCGGACCATTTTTTGATTGGACATACTATCGTCAACAAGCTTGGTGCGAAACCCTTAAAAAATAA
- a CDS encoding homoserine kinase, which produces MAVFTKVDINDAKALLKNYDLGELLDLRGISAGIENTNYFLDTTTGSYVLTIFEVLTFEQLPFYIGFMKHLSARGLLVPEPQVDHQGQMIGVFKNKPFVIATKLKGQYSPLPSVADCQLTATIQAQIHIAGKDYSIVQKNLRGLSWWQEKFPEIKPFLTAEQLSMYESLLEEQIEFHQSDIYQSLPEGPCHCDLFRDNVLIDGDQMGGVIDFYFAGVDKFLFDVAVSVNDWCIDRDKQNNPTALNLEKVNVWLQAYERVRPFTPEEKEVWPLMLKTAGLRFWTSRLYDYYLPRPADDLKPHDPTWFEHLLKNRMMGR; this is translated from the coding sequence ATGGCGGTTTTTACAAAAGTTGACATAAATGATGCAAAGGCATTGTTAAAAAATTATGATTTGGGCGAATTGTTGGATTTAAGAGGTATTTCAGCAGGTATCGAAAACACCAATTATTTTTTAGACACCACCACAGGTTCTTATGTATTGACTATTTTTGAAGTGTTGACCTTTGAACAACTTCCTTTTTATATTGGTTTTATGAAGCATTTATCGGCACGAGGATTGTTGGTGCCAGAACCTCAAGTTGATCATCAAGGACAGATGATTGGCGTGTTCAAAAATAAACCTTTTGTTATCGCGACTAAACTCAAGGGGCAATATTCGCCTTTGCCTAGCGTTGCAGATTGTCAATTAACAGCCACAATTCAAGCCCAAATTCATATCGCCGGAAAAGATTATTCTATTGTCCAAAAAAATCTGAGAGGATTGTCTTGGTGGCAAGAAAAATTTCCTGAGATTAAACCGTTTTTGACCGCAGAACAATTATCCATGTATGAGTCTTTGTTAGAAGAACAGATTGAATTTCATCAATCCGATATTTATCAATCCTTGCCAGAAGGGCCATGTCACTGTGACTTATTTAGAGATAATGTGTTGATCGATGGGGATCAAATGGGTGGCGTGATTGATTTTTACTTTGCAGGCGTAGATAAATTTTTGTTTGATGTAGCAGTGTCTGTGAATGATTGGTGTATTGATCGAGATAAACAAAATAACCCAACAGCCTTAAATTTAGAAAAAGTTAATGTTTGGTTGCAGGCATATGAGCGTGTTCGTCCATTTACGCCTGAAGAAAAAGAAGTTTGGCCGTTGATGTTAAAGACGGCTGGATTGAGATTCTGGACCTCTCGTTTGTATGATTATTATTTGCCACGACCAGCAGATGATTTAAAACCGCATGATCCCACTTGGTTTGAACATCTTTTGAAAAACCGCATGATGGGTCGATGA